DNA from Gadus chalcogrammus isolate NIFS_2021 chromosome 11, NIFS_Gcha_1.0, whole genome shotgun sequence:
TAAACATAAAATCGGGTAGATTACCACATATAGCGTGTGGTCAGTTTAGTGTGAACTTGGGAGCGTCCCAATTAACTTTTGGGTTAATTAGAATATCATGTTCATAGCCATGGCATGGGGGCGCTACATATCATTATTAGTTAGACATCCTTATTCAACACTAAAAGGTTTATGGGAGGGGCCCCGGGCTCCAACACCCCTACTCCTCAGGTCCCTGCGGTGACCTTTGACCGCCTTCCCGGGTCAGATGCATGACTTGGCGGCGAGTAGGTcgaacttttactttgaaggtaCGAAGCGGACCCCAGAGGAAGGAAAACAACAGAGACGGTAAGACTTTGTCGTATCgcagtttcttgtttttgaATTGTTTAGCATTGTATTCGATAGGGATGCTCACATGTTAACTGAGAAGAATATTTCTGAAGGACGTCGTAGTGTGTTATTGTCGCTGTATTAACGCAGACTCGAATGAGAACCGACATGGTTATGCACACAGCTTGAGGCGCTTTTCGATTCACCAGaaagttataattattatatttctcACCGAGCACAACTATTTAAAACGCACCGTAGTGGTAATGGGAGACTATCTCACGGTCACCCTTCAAGAGGACTTGTCTTTGTTGTCACTAATTGTGAGAGTTAACCCTTAACCATAACCctatcaaaataataataataataaaaaaaatattttacactTTCAACTAACctaattgtatttaaaaaacgATCAGAAAGAAGTCATTGAACATTAAAGAATAGTCTAACCAGTTATAtcgattcatatttatttatagtaCACAGTGTAAGTTGCattttgttacattttgttAATTAACAGTGAATAGTACGATATGAATGCAGTTCTCTCAGATCTCCCATGGTAGAGATTCCCATTCAGGAAACATTAGTTACtttggttgtttgtttattttattatcaaacaaaaGTCCTACTCTGTTTGATTGacgagatgatcaggggggcagagtctTCACATAAACCTAGACTGAagaatggatagagaggctcagtgaaggcacagccagtagcagagtagatatgaaccctggcttccacatcatagtaggagaccagaccctcatcataatcaacaaacacccccaccttctggagcttagctctcagagggagacggacatcaGGGTTATCTCTAAATACCAACACATCATTGTAGTAGTCCAGAGTCCAgtaacccgtctcaggggtccACCTGGTCTCACCTGTTCTGTctatggactctctggccactcctaaccCCCAttcagtcttgtctttaacctggacctcaaataaaaatctccctgaggagaagctctgcctcgtgagaacacaTGGATACCAATAATgagtaaatctcttagggttgtctgggagtttcTTCACTACACCTCCACGATGTACtcgtttcccatcctcagacaggatgagcgtggaatgagctgtatcaggatccagagtcacatctacttcatactgctggaccctcttcagttcatcATCacacagcttcttcatctccatgttcagtgtctcctccagctgatccagggatctcctcaaggtccctgcgtatgacggaggacggacctccaccgtggtccagtccctggggggtggaggatccttcagggatctgaaggcctggaggaagtggaggtggtcttcagtgtgtgagagtggcttcacctctgagcttctattggtcagatcttctatttcctgctccagctctttgatgaggtcttcagcttgtttctctgtggtttTCAGTCTTTCTTTAACTGTTTGGTTGAAATCATCTCTGCACTTTTCAACGCGACGCATCAAAGCAGTGAAGACCTGCCCACCATCGGCTATCACTCCGTCTGCGTCTTTCTTGCGAAATTCAACCATGTCTttgatctccttaatctttagttttctctcctggatcatctgctgaacttcagcctctatcttctcCAGCAGGGctgtcttcacttcatattcctcctttagaggtacaacaggatgggacttgtggtctgtcactgtgcacaacagacacacacactcctgttcagttctgcagaagagctccagaagtcggttgtgtttcttacacatcctgtcttccagacggtccataggctcgaccagccgatgtttcttcaggcctgcgactctctgatgtggctccaggtgggtttggcagtaagagataagacacactaggcaggacttcacagccttcagctgggtcccagtgcagacgtcacagggaacttctcctggttcaacacaaggcttCTCCTTTACTCGTACGGTCGTTCTAAACAGATCAGCCATCTCTGATACAAAGATATTGACCTGTGGATCAGGTCTAGTGTCGAAAATCTGGTTACAAATAGGACATTTGCActggacttgttcatcccagaaaTTATTAAtgcaggttctgcagaagttgtgtccacacggtgtggaaactgggctgctgaacacatccagacagatgggacaggaaaagttctcttcagaccaggaagtgttagcagaggccatcCTAGAAGACAAGGTTCATGTATTGAGATATTCCATTATTGTTCTAATTCCTCAAGGGGAAGAGGGGTTCAAACCTTTCCCAAAGTTGTGCTGatttactcaccttgttgtggTTTCTGTGTCAGACGATGTTTTCCAAAATGCTTCTTTCctcctgaaagagagaactgcttccacATTGGATGGCTTTGGTTTCTATGATCCTTAAGTTTCGTTTCCTGAATAAGaagtcccctcctctcctccccttacacctggctcctcccctaacacctggctcctcccccacgGAGCTCCACACTGTTTCACTAGTGACCGTGTGGGGACACAAgtgcagtaataataatagtaataaccAGTGGCGAATTTAGACCTCTTTGGGTGGGCtcaagcccacccaaaacttgccttagcccaccctaacgtttcgtcctcaaatctCATATTCaacctctttcttttttttacacaagcagtgagaggatggatgctgtacactaatgaacaggctcaaatgggctagtgaaatcaagcgcaaccttcctgcaggaatctctaacctctgattTGTGGGTGGgagtctcctgtttgacaaaaccaaaaatgcagCACAAGCGTACCTAACATAGTTTCttctgttttgtctgtcaaaaaggCTAGCTACATtatctttatcagaaaatccacgatttccagctgtgtaataacatgaccaggtaataataatgatattcatTTTAAAACTTTGACATAATCTGTTAGAtgtattaaatgacagttgaccacaaggcgattctatctacgcctcctcttgaattgcttcatggtTTAGTCGGCAGAGgcttgtaatgctgcgtagcatgataagcatgataaggtgcaagAGCAGTTTacatgggtgctaattttcagttgaaaaaaaacgctggcattattttatcagctgagggcgtattcattgccTTAACAACTTAGCTAATCAACCAGTAccacatgttctaatactatgagactcatgaaaacgccctcagctgataaaaggtgtggaggggggggggggggggggggcgtgagcaGCAGACGGGACTTAGtttcttatattttttatttattttaataagttacttattttaaataaacataataccaagggtcagaggttttacaagaattttgatcttagagtcatgacagagggacttggtgtctttattgaTGCCTgaaagatatatttttttttaaaagggaataagctgatgaagctgacaagtgaccaatgtttactgtttaaaaatattttaaattaaatgcaaaccccagtgaatcatttgctcttgtttctctgttttgagtttcacacagacttagcagtcttgtttaaatgttacaaattgagttaataaactgaagttggaaatagttttaagttgttgcagatgtgtgtgtgtgtgtgtgtatgtgtgtgtgtgtgtgtgtgtgtgtgcagggtgttTAAGGGGGGGAGGACGTGCGGTTAATGAGGCTGGCGTCGCCCGTCTCCCAGACGCCCGACACCCAGCAGGAGGCGGAGAAGGGCCCCGCCtccttatttttttgtattatttactcttatttaaatgtatccatttgtgtactactactactactactactactactaccatgaTGTCTACTATACTATTGTTACTACTAGTGTTCCTACTGTtgctaccactactactactgttagtcagagaggggccctccccagagaggggccctccccagagaggggccctcagcccaccagagaggggccctcaccagagaggggccctcaccagagaggggccctcagctcaccagagaggggccctcagctcaccagagaggggccctcagctcaccagagaggggccctcaccagagaggggccctcaccagagaggggccctcagcccaccagagaggggccctcagctcaccagagaggggccctcaccagagaggggccctcagctcaccagagaggggccctcagcccaccagagaggggccctcagctcaccagagaggggccctcaccagagaggggccctcagctcaccagagaggggccctcaccagagaggggccctcagcccaccagagaggggccctcagctcaccagagaggggccctcagctcaccagagaggggccctcagctcaccagagaggggccctcaccatagaggggccctcagcccaccagagaggggccctttGGACCATATAAACGTCTGCATCGGCGCTCCTTTCATTTCGCTCTCCGCTCTCTGCCAGTTCTTGATGGTTTCAGCCTCCATGgttctttttatttgactttccgTTGTGGGCGGGGTCTGTGCGGTCCTGTGGGGACGTCTCCACGGTAACAGGGGTTTGTGTTCCCCTACTTTTATATCCACATATGTTTGTTAACGTTTGAATCGTTTGCTCCTGCTCGTTGGTTCTGAGAGTTGTCTTGTGTTCAGAGGCTTGGGTTTCAACATTAATCACAATATCTGTTTGATCTTCAACCAATTAAGGATCATCTGacttgcctatatatatatatatatatatatatatatatatatagatagatagatagatagatagatagatagatagatagatagatagatctataAAGAGGATCCAGTCTGTAATGAAACACTAAGTTTCCCTCCTTTAAAGTCGTGGTCCTGTGGCCACCTGGAGCACCAGACCTGTACTGGGTTTTatcagtgtgtctctgtctccaggttGCTCTCTGGGGAACTCTTCTGTGTGCTCACCCTTTCAGTGCCCAAGTTCTTCTCTGTCTGATTTTTAAAGTCatgaaaaatgttttattaggcGCTGCATGTGTTTTCAGTCTTTTTGAAAACTCTTTACATGAAATAATAAACCTGGTCCATCGCCCACATAGCGTTCCTGTCCTTTGTAAACATGTAAATGATTCTTTATAAAAGTTCATCATTATTTTTAGTTAGACATCCTTATTCAGCACTAAAAGGTTTTGGGAGGAGCCCCGGCCTCCGCCCCCCCTACTCCTCTGGTCCCTGCGGTGACCTTTGACCGTCTTCCCGGGTCAGATGCATGACTTGGCGAGAcgaacttttactttgaaggtaCGAAGCGGACCCCGGAGGAAAGGAAATCTACAGAGACGGTAAAGACTTTGTCGTTTCGTTGCGTTATGCTACggccagtggcggttttaggcacgggcgaaccgggcagccgcccggggcagcatatttgtggggggcgccaaatcACATGGGGGGCACCACGagcagtacaaaaaaaaaacgcgcTGCGTAGCAGTTAACAATGAAGTAcgacataacattgtgtggggaataggtattttggcgccccctctggctgcaggcgcacacctgctcgttgagaaggtgccgtgcacagacggaatgaaacccccactgaagtctgTAGGTtgacgatacaacccccccccccccccccccgtcaacaatcgctcccccccccctccccgtcaacaatcgctcctcCCGTCcacccgtcaacaattgctccttccacacaccccccccccccccgcttgtaggaagtcttgcccggggcgtaactggacgtagaaccgccactggctacggccacaccaaacgcgttactcgcgttggataacgcgtgtaacgtgcctaacttttttttttatttattttttatactttattgtAGGATCATTTGTTATTCTGATGAGTTATTTTTACATTGACATCATCctacaaacttttttttttttttttttttttttttttttttatagatatatttatttaaatgtaaacaatataaataaatggataagtaacaaaataaaataaaaaaataggtaaataaatagaaaaaataaataaataaacaaaacaaatcaatactacatataaaaaaagataataataataagataataataataattataataaaataaaaaacacatacagtatatatatacacaagttAACTCTTCCAGCTCTTCACGACTATCTTcagaatattaataataatagtttaatTATAATCCATGTATGTTAACCATTTATTACATCGTTTCAAAAACTAAATTTCTAGATTTCTAGTTATATAGGTTATTCTTTCCATTtctaaaatattatttatatttgactTCCAGTTTTTAAAAGATGGTGGAGTAGGTTTTAGCCAGTTCCTTGTTATTTGTTTCATTGCTGCTATCCTAAGTATCCTAAGTATAAATAAGTATTTGTCTCTTTCTGATATGAGTTCATCCGGTGTTACACCTAGAATGAAGCATTTTGGTTCAGGTACCTGGTTAATTTGGAAAATATTCGAAATAGAATTTGTAATCAGTTTCCAGAAGGTATTTAGTGATGGGCAAAAGTAGAAAACATGTGAATGGTCTGCATTATTTTCCCCACAGTTTCTCCAACACTCTGATGAGTTTGATGTCTTAAACTTTGATTGTATTTATGGTGTGATAAAGAATCTTGTGTATATTTTCCATGCATACTCCCTCCAAAACCTAGAGTTTGTTGTTTTATGTGTTGTTCCATAAATGTTTTCCCAGTCCTCTTCTTTTAACTGTCCCTCTAATTCTAAGTTCCACTTCAATGccacagtagccgcgtttacatggacacatctatgccgcatagatttctatgcggcatagaaaatggtcatgtatacgcctcattcggaatacaattatctgttcggcatagattctatgccgaatagaagaggtggtgcagtccgttttaaatcgccatgtatacacttattccgcatagattggggtttaacttagtgCAGCCGCAGttgttcgcaattggtccactgagctccgtcggtacttttaagcacaccgaacttcaccgctgtcaaggaaagtggatttattgcctgattcacgtctttgttatcactccgtaaaagtagtccggtaagcgtggccggttgctaagcgacgggacacatgggtgtttattaatgacgtgttcgcgtatcgtagaTTCCGCGctcgtccgagataactgtaaatgagtaggctactactagtacttttgcaggctgaacgttaaaatacttcttaacttagagagatggcagctgcagtagttcgcaattggaccttcgaggattcctggtcactaaattcccgtaagaccactctctcccaccagccttggctgcggactcgcatccaaattcctcttgtt
Protein-coding regions in this window:
- the LOC130392380 gene encoding E3 ubiquitin-protein ligase TRIM39-like, which translates into the protein MASANTSWSEENFSCPICLDVFSSPVSTPCGHNFCRTCINNFWDEQVQCKCPICNQIFDTRPDPQVNIFVSEMADLFRTTVRVKEKPCVEPGEVPCDVCTGTQLKAVKSCLVCLISYCQTHLEPHQRVAGLKKHRLVEPMDRLEDRMCKKHNRLLELFCRTEQECVCLLCTVTDHKSHPVVPLKEEYEVKTALLEKIEAEVQQMIQERKLKIKEIKDMVEFRKKDADGVIADGGQVFTALMRRVEKCRDDFNQTVKERLKTTEKQAEDLIKELEQEIEDLTNRSSEVKPLSHTEDHLHFLQAFRSLKDPPPPRDWTTVEVRPPSYAGTLRRSLDQLEETLNMEMKKLCDDELKRVQQYEVDVTLDPDTAHSTLILSEDGKRVHRGGVVKKLPDNPKRFTHYWYPCVLTRQSFSSGRFLFEVQVKDKTEWGLGVARESIDRTGETRWTPETGYWTLDYYNDVLVFRDNPDVRLPLRAKLQKVGVFVDYDEGLVSYYDVEARVHIYSATGCAFTEPLYPFFSLGLCEDSAPLIISSIKQSRTFV